The following are encoded in a window of Megalobrama amblycephala isolate DHTTF-2021 linkage group LG19, ASM1881202v1, whole genome shotgun sequence genomic DNA:
- the LOC125254477 gene encoding myb/SANT-like DNA-binding domain-containing protein 4, whose protein sequence is MEKQRRAFNFSAAEIEILISSVEKGKPVLFGKFSPSLSNEDKEREWAKVAENVSAVSGVSRSAESVKKKFTTLVSETKKKAALQAKEVKKTGGGTSDAPSLTPSETRILGVIDKVHYEGIPGGYEVGLEMDQSELSTIQLSDLEEGTSVPLQLPPSKRQKVSTSSHATQLLEIEREKLELYRERVAIEKERLKIEKERLQMERSLCKRCREEL, encoded by the exons atggaAAAACAACGGCGTGCTTTCAATTTCAGTGCAGCAGAGATAGAAATTTTGATAAGCTCCGTCGAAAAGGGGAAGCCTGTTTTATTCGGCAAGTTTTCACCTTCGCTCTCTAACGAAGATAAGGAAAGAGAGTGGGCAAAAGTTGCCGAAAATGTTTCTGCGGTGTCTGGCGTTTCTCGTAGCGCAGAGTCTGTGAAGAAAAAATTCACCACTCTTGTAAGCGAAACGAAGAAGAAAGCTGCTTTACAGGCAAAAGAGGTAAAGAAAACGGGAGGGGGAACGAGCGACGCTCCATCGCTAACTCCTTCGGAAACGAGAATACTGGGTGTCATCGACAAGGTGCACTATGAAG GCATCCCTGGTGGTTACGAGGTAGGGCTGGAGATGGACCAAAGTGAACTGTCAACAATACAGCTGTCAGATCTGGAGGAGGGAACATCAGTGCCCCTTCAGCTACCCCCAT CAAAAAGACAGAAAGTCTCCACTTCGAGCCATGCAACACAGTTGCTAGAGATAGAGAGGGAGAAATTAGAGTTGTACAGAGAGAGAGTGGCCATTGAGAAGGAGAGGCTGAAGATAGAGAAAGAAAGACTGCAGATGGAAAGATCACTTTGTAAAAGATGCAGGGAGGAATTGTAG